One Rubripirellula amarantea DNA segment encodes these proteins:
- a CDS encoding class I SAM-dependent methyltransferase, translating into MRNLIGYDRLASVYAILEWLMFGRDLQCARVALLDKIPSANQVLILGDGDGRLLTELLIHFPRAKVLSVDQSSAMLKRQDHSVSLVKAIDRIEFCCVDATTFKPERGKYDLLVLPFFLDCFDAPTLTTCLPNWLSGLNDDGAVYLVDFVQPESGYARWRGKLLLWIMHAFFQIATDLQHRELADLPDLLATLGWQQTERIDRNNGLVTSRLYVRSSST; encoded by the coding sequence TTGCGTAATTTGATTGGCTACGACCGACTCGCTAGTGTCTATGCGATTCTTGAATGGTTGATGTTTGGGCGTGATCTGCAATGCGCACGCGTCGCGCTCTTGGACAAGATTCCCAGTGCTAATCAAGTTCTTATTTTAGGGGACGGTGATGGGCGATTACTAACGGAACTGCTCATCCACTTTCCCCGCGCGAAGGTGCTTTCAGTTGACCAATCGTCCGCAATGCTGAAACGACAAGATCACAGCGTGAGTTTGGTCAAAGCAATTGACCGTATTGAGTTTTGCTGCGTCGACGCCACCACTTTCAAGCCTGAACGAGGCAAGTACGACTTGTTGGTGTTGCCATTCTTCTTGGATTGCTTTGACGCACCAACGCTGACGACGTGTTTGCCGAATTGGCTGTCCGGTCTAAACGATGATGGGGCCGTCTATCTTGTCGACTTCGTGCAACCTGAATCAGGGTATGCGCGCTGGCGAGGCAAGCTGTTGCTTTGGATCATGCATGCGTTCTTTCAAATCGCGACAGATCTGCAACATCGAGAGCTTGCTGACCTTCCCGACTTGCTGGCGACTTTGGGATGGCAACAGACCGAGCGAATCGACCGAAACAACGGACTGGTCACATCTCGACTCTACGTGCGTTCAAGCTCGACATAG
- a CDS encoding sugar phosphate isomerase/epimerase family protein: protein MKLIPPLTCNFAMLTLGFVSAILPELSLEEVFATASETGHDCVEVMCWPLGKSTRRYAGITHINVDELGESQIDEIHRLQDKYGVTISGLGYYPNALAPDREEADAAAAHIKKVISATAALGLDRMNTFIGRDWNKSVDDNWPKFIETWLPIIQHAEAEGVRVGIENCPMSFTADEWPGGKNLARSPAIWRRMFTDIPSEYFGLNYDPSHLVFQQMDYLKPMRDFSDKLFHIHAKDVRIDRDRLDEVGILAHPNEYHSPKLPGLGEVDWGKFFSTLTDTGYRGPVCVEVEDRAYEGSLDDRKSALRQSAAFLRQFIA from the coding sequence GTGAAACTCATTCCTCCTTTGACCTGTAATTTTGCCATGCTGACACTCGGCTTCGTATCCGCCATTTTGCCAGAACTATCCCTCGAGGAAGTCTTCGCCACCGCATCGGAAACCGGTCATGATTGCGTGGAAGTGATGTGCTGGCCACTTGGGAAATCCACCCGTCGATATGCCGGCATCACCCACATCAATGTTGATGAACTCGGGGAATCGCAAATTGACGAAATCCACCGCCTGCAAGACAAGTACGGCGTCACGATTAGCGGACTTGGCTATTACCCCAACGCACTTGCACCGGATCGAGAAGAAGCAGACGCTGCGGCGGCGCACATCAAGAAGGTCATTTCCGCGACCGCGGCGCTTGGTCTTGATCGAATGAACACCTTCATCGGGCGGGATTGGAATAAGAGCGTCGACGACAATTGGCCGAAATTCATCGAAACGTGGTTGCCGATTATCCAGCACGCCGAAGCCGAAGGTGTGCGTGTGGGCATCGAGAACTGCCCGATGTCCTTCACTGCCGACGAATGGCCCGGAGGAAAAAACCTAGCGCGCAGCCCTGCGATCTGGCGACGTATGTTTACCGACATTCCCAGCGAATACTTTGGACTCAATTACGATCCATCGCACTTGGTGTTTCAGCAGATGGACTACCTCAAACCGATGCGTGACTTTTCAGACAAGCTCTTTCACATTCACGCCAAAGACGTTCGCATCGATCGCGATCGACTTGATGAGGTCGGTATTTTGGCACACCCAAACGAGTACCACAGTCCAAAGCTTCCCGGTCTTGGTGAAGTCGATTGGGGCAAGTTCTTTTCAACGCTGACAGACACGGGATACCGCGGGCCCGTATGCGTCGAGGTCGAGGACCGAGCCTATGAAGGCTCATTAGACGATCGCAAGTCTGCACTCCGCCAAAGCGCAGCCTTCCTGAGGCAGTTCATCGCGTGA
- a CDS encoding restriction endonuclease subunit S domain-containing protein, with protein sequence MSGTEGMVFYPEGPIDGLTRAKGRRVDAVVSCPPWNQSLPRERFDRLDVEGIKYFEHLVILESCRHLSEDGVGIFVVPSSFFDTFVCSERVQYELDQMGIRITSAIELPAGTFAPHTSITTHIVVMQKTDDETLFTGRFSDDLSHRTALLRNIAHRAEGSIPELGRFVDLESFNGFLALETNLNIVELAARSGLVEIPLKDAVSDIFSTNKADFKRLTEHPNAVYLPKMAATVATTNQNHLPPKLKSYFQLIVNPDIVDPKFLAGLLNTPFGQLWRDSLRTGSQIPTIGKQTLQSSKLYLPPSDKREDQTKVVGCQNELNRLKNELQEIELRLWDRILEVDQTQKTIQNVNRSNSFEDWLDTLPFPLASILWSIHTKKDQVKEQNEQLLHFFEALGEFIAVILLSGFSSSEQLYPQLQPALGSAFKNGNLSIRRATFGTWAAVVGSLAKELRRQRNDNEEVVFAAFRTRNRDLLDVISSRKLVTLLQETNKIRNDARGHSGAVSKQSAQEVNDRLNRQLQVVRDIFGQSWEGVDLLLPGDCRMKQEVFEYRAQRIMGTRTPFSTRTVPVVEAMEDERLYLKTPNERRGLKLLPFIKVIPSPKTGDLACYFFNRFVNSKVRFLSYYFEPDSEVVGNFGDVQIAIDLLEPLNADSHER encoded by the coding sequence TTGTCAGGTACGGAAGGAATGGTCTTCTACCCAGAAGGTCCCATCGACGGCTTGACAAGAGCCAAGGGGCGGCGGGTCGATGCCGTAGTGAGTTGTCCGCCGTGGAACCAGAGTTTGCCAAGGGAACGGTTCGACAGGCTAGATGTCGAAGGCATTAAGTACTTCGAACACTTGGTGATACTCGAATCATGTCGCCATTTATCTGAAGACGGAGTCGGGATATTTGTCGTCCCCAGCAGTTTTTTTGATACTTTCGTTTGCTCAGAACGAGTGCAGTACGAACTTGATCAAATGGGAATTCGGATAACGTCTGCAATCGAGTTACCCGCTGGTACGTTTGCCCCTCACACGTCCATCACGACACATATCGTTGTGATGCAAAAAACGGATGACGAAACGCTTTTCACAGGCCGCTTTTCGGACGACCTAAGTCATCGCACGGCCTTACTTCGCAATATCGCGCATCGCGCCGAGGGCTCGATCCCGGAGTTAGGCAGGTTTGTGGATCTTGAGAGTTTCAACGGGTTTCTTGCCCTTGAGACAAACTTGAATATTGTCGAGTTGGCAGCAAGAAGTGGCCTTGTTGAAATCCCGCTCAAGGACGCAGTGTCTGACATCTTCAGTACAAACAAGGCTGATTTCAAGAGATTAACCGAGCACCCGAACGCTGTCTATTTGCCGAAGATGGCAGCTACTGTTGCAACTACCAATCAAAACCATCTTCCACCAAAACTGAAGAGCTATTTTCAACTGATTGTGAATCCAGATATTGTCGATCCGAAATTTCTTGCTGGCCTTCTGAATACTCCATTTGGTCAGCTTTGGCGAGACTCTCTTAGAACTGGTTCGCAGATCCCAACCATCGGCAAGCAGACTTTGCAATCATCAAAACTCTACTTGCCGCCCAGCGATAAACGCGAAGATCAAACCAAGGTTGTTGGGTGCCAAAATGAGCTGAATAGACTCAAGAATGAGCTTCAGGAGATTGAGTTGCGACTCTGGGATCGGATACTGGAAGTTGACCAAACACAAAAGACGATCCAAAACGTAAATCGGAGCAACTCGTTTGAGGATTGGCTAGATACGCTTCCCTTTCCGTTAGCGTCGATACTTTGGTCGATCCACACAAAAAAAGACCAGGTGAAAGAACAGAACGAGCAGCTGCTTCACTTTTTCGAGGCTCTAGGAGAATTCATTGCTGTCATTCTGTTAAGTGGATTTTCAAGTTCGGAACAACTCTATCCCCAACTTCAGCCTGCATTGGGGTCAGCATTTAAGAACGGAAACCTCTCGATACGGAGAGCGACATTTGGGACGTGGGCAGCTGTTGTCGGGTCGCTTGCGAAGGAACTTCGCAGGCAAAGGAACGACAACGAGGAAGTTGTGTTTGCGGCCTTTCGGACTCGGAATCGAGACTTACTTGACGTGATTTCGTCCAGGAAGCTTGTTACGTTGCTCCAGGAAACAAACAAGATACGCAACGACGCACGCGGTCATAGTGGCGCTGTTTCAAAGCAAAGTGCGCAGGAAGTTAACGACCGACTGAATCGTCAACTCCAGGTAGTGCGTGACATTTTCGGACAGTCCTGGGAAGGCGTCGACTTGCTACTTCCGGGCGACTGCAGAATGAAACAAGAAGTTTTTGAATATAGGGCACAAAGAATAATGGGCACACGAACGCCGTTTTCAACACGTACTGTTCCAGTAGTTGAAGCGATGGAAGACGAAAGGCTTTACCTAAAGACACCGAACGAGCGACGAGGTTTGAAGCTGCTTCCGTTCATCAAAGTAATCCCATCGCCAAAGACAGGCGACCTAGCCTGTTATTTCTTCAATCGATTTGTGAATTCAAAGGTCCGATTCCTGTCGTATTACTTCGAGCCAGACTCGGAAGTTGTAGGAAACTTTGGCGATGTGCAAATAGCGATCGACCTTCTGGAACCGTTGAACGCGGATTCGCATGAACGCTGA
- a CDS encoding type I restriction endonuclease subunit R: MTADSKEAGFQADIINQMVAGGWKLGDPAEYDRKLALYTEDCLAYVKTTQPKTWEKYEKLYPANPEQAFIDKLASQLSKADPQASDKSLRTFGTLGVLRHELRDKSVSFKMCQFKPEHGLNPDTLAMYEGNILRVVPELVYSPYATAAQLTETGKQAKRWRIDLVLFVNGIPIVTMELKSEFKQAVENAIRQYQKTRLPKDPETNKPEPLLTFKRGALVHFAVSQYRAAMATRLVGAETKFLPFNKGTKEGGAGNDTPDDVHEYATSYLWNEVLAPANLLQIIGRYIHLEIKTEEDWDGRKTKKEALIFPRYHQWDLVRSLVQSSREVGPGHKYLAQHSAGSGKSNSIAWTAHQLSSLYNAAGEKVFHSVIVVTDRTVLDDQLQDTIYQFEHADGVVGRINRDEGQGSKSEKLAAALESSQPIVIVTIQTFPHVLKAIENSVSLKERCYAIIADEAHSSQSGRTAGQLKEVLSSEATDDDVELTAEDALTASVEARKSSANLSYYAFTATPKSKTLELFGRRPKPDEPVSKQNKPEAFHVYSMRQAIEEGYILDVLQNYTSYKVAYNLAQQVAKPDCEVDAKKAKVRLSQWVRLHDYNISQKVMVIVEHYRTTVMGLLGGHAKAMVVTGSRKEAVRYKLEFDKYIAKKKYSQLAAMVAFSGEVAFGSDDPNAEALIGDKFTELGMNPGLKGRDMRKAFDTGEFNVMIVAKKFQTGFDQPKLCAMYVDKKLGGLECVQTLSRLNRTFPAKTDTYVLDFVNEPAEILEAFQEYYETAKLLDVSDPNLIWDLYEKLRSAGIFLWSEVTQFSEVFFLKSKSNAVISNVCRPAVDRWQHRYQVARGEYEKHKKLYNHAKKLGDPTFIANAEGEMNEAKKELDALGMFKADLVSFTRYYEFMSQIVDYDSTDLEKLSLFARHLAPLLREEAPQDDPIDLSSVGLSHYRLSKIKQQDLILVKEGGEGLRVSSDLGTGKAKSKQEEWLSQIIARLNELFITDGLTDQDLINYAYTIRDKVRENERVMHQIENNSPEQAMLGDFAEALDNAVMDSSEVHQNQMTQYLNNPELQAKFQRIIFDLLLAKGA, translated from the coding sequence ATGACCGCTGACTCCAAAGAAGCCGGCTTCCAGGCTGACATCATCAACCAGATGGTCGCTGGCGGCTGGAAACTCGGCGATCCGGCCGAGTACGATCGAAAGCTGGCTCTCTACACCGAAGACTGCTTGGCCTACGTCAAAACGACTCAGCCGAAGACGTGGGAGAAGTACGAGAAACTTTACCCGGCGAACCCAGAGCAAGCGTTCATCGACAAGCTTGCATCGCAGCTATCCAAAGCCGATCCACAGGCAAGCGACAAATCACTTCGCACGTTCGGTACGCTCGGCGTGTTACGACACGAACTGCGGGACAAGTCGGTGTCGTTCAAAATGTGCCAGTTCAAACCTGAGCACGGGTTAAATCCCGATACGCTGGCGATGTACGAGGGTAACATCCTGCGAGTGGTGCCCGAGCTGGTCTACAGTCCCTATGCCACCGCCGCTCAACTGACGGAAACCGGTAAGCAGGCTAAGAGGTGGCGGATCGACTTGGTGTTGTTCGTCAACGGCATCCCCATCGTAACGATGGAACTGAAAAGCGAGTTCAAACAGGCGGTCGAGAATGCGATTCGCCAGTACCAGAAAACTCGGCTGCCCAAAGACCCTGAAACGAACAAGCCCGAACCGCTGCTGACCTTCAAACGCGGTGCCCTGGTTCACTTTGCCGTCAGCCAGTATCGCGCCGCAATGGCAACGCGACTGGTTGGCGCCGAGACAAAGTTCCTGCCATTCAACAAAGGGACCAAGGAAGGCGGTGCAGGCAATGACACGCCTGACGACGTTCACGAATACGCGACAAGCTATCTATGGAACGAAGTGCTGGCGCCAGCGAATTTGCTGCAGATCATCGGCCGCTATATCCACTTAGAAATCAAAACCGAAGAGGATTGGGACGGACGTAAGACAAAGAAAGAAGCACTGATCTTTCCCCGCTATCACCAATGGGACTTGGTCCGCAGCCTCGTTCAATCCAGTCGCGAAGTAGGCCCCGGCCACAAGTATCTGGCTCAACACAGCGCCGGTAGCGGCAAGTCGAACAGTATCGCTTGGACAGCTCACCAACTTTCGTCGCTCTATAACGCCGCTGGCGAGAAGGTTTTTCACAGTGTGATCGTTGTCACCGACCGCACGGTGTTGGACGACCAACTGCAGGACACGATTTACCAATTCGAACATGCCGACGGTGTCGTGGGACGTATCAACCGCGACGAAGGCCAGGGATCGAAGTCGGAAAAACTAGCAGCGGCATTGGAGAGCAGTCAGCCCATTGTGATCGTGACAATCCAAACGTTCCCACACGTACTGAAAGCGATCGAGAATAGCGTCAGCCTGAAAGAACGCTGCTACGCGATCATTGCCGACGAAGCCCATTCGTCACAATCGGGACGCACCGCTGGGCAGCTAAAAGAAGTGTTGTCCAGTGAAGCGACGGATGACGACGTTGAATTGACTGCCGAAGATGCTCTCACCGCCAGCGTCGAAGCTCGTAAGTCATCAGCGAACCTGAGCTACTACGCATTCACGGCGACGCCGAAAAGCAAAACGCTCGAACTGTTTGGGCGTCGTCCGAAGCCGGATGAACCGGTGTCGAAGCAGAACAAGCCGGAAGCCTTCCACGTTTACAGCATGCGGCAGGCGATCGAGGAAGGCTACATCCTGGATGTGCTTCAAAATTACACCAGTTACAAGGTCGCTTACAACTTGGCACAACAAGTCGCCAAGCCCGATTGTGAAGTCGACGCCAAGAAAGCCAAAGTACGACTGAGCCAATGGGTTCGGCTGCACGACTACAACATCTCGCAAAAAGTGATGGTGATCGTCGAGCACTATCGCACGACGGTAATGGGGCTGCTGGGCGGTCACGCCAAGGCGATGGTCGTCACTGGCTCGCGGAAGGAAGCGGTGCGATACAAGTTGGAGTTCGACAAGTACATTGCAAAAAAGAAGTACAGCCAACTGGCGGCCATGGTCGCATTCTCTGGGGAAGTCGCGTTCGGAAGCGATGATCCTAACGCCGAAGCCTTAATCGGTGACAAGTTCACTGAATTGGGAATGAATCCTGGCCTCAAAGGTCGAGACATGCGAAAGGCGTTTGACACAGGCGAATTCAACGTGATGATCGTCGCCAAGAAGTTTCAAACAGGGTTCGATCAACCCAAGCTGTGTGCGATGTACGTTGACAAAAAGCTTGGCGGGTTGGAGTGCGTTCAAACTCTGTCGCGGTTGAACCGGACGTTTCCGGCTAAGACGGACACGTACGTGCTGGACTTCGTCAATGAACCTGCCGAGATTCTGGAGGCGTTCCAAGAGTACTACGAAACCGCCAAGCTGCTGGACGTGTCGGACCCGAACCTGATTTGGGACCTGTATGAAAAGTTACGCTCAGCGGGCATTTTCTTATGGTCCGAAGTGACTCAGTTCAGTGAAGTGTTCTTTCTAAAAAGCAAGAGCAACGCCGTGATCAGCAACGTTTGTCGCCCGGCCGTGGATCGCTGGCAACACCGTTACCAAGTTGCCCGAGGCGAATACGAGAAACACAAGAAGCTATACAATCACGCCAAGAAACTGGGCGACCCCACCTTCATCGCCAACGCGGAAGGCGAGATGAACGAGGCAAAGAAGGAACTCGACGCACTCGGCATGTTCAAAGCCGACCTCGTCTCATTCACGCGTTACTATGAATTCATGTCCCAGATCGTTGACTACGACAGCACCGATCTGGAAAAGCTGAGCCTCTTCGCTCGGCACTTGGCACCGCTCCTACGTGAGGAAGCACCGCAAGACGATCCCATCGATCTTTCGTCCGTCGGCCTCAGTCATTACCGCTTGTCCAAGATCAAGCAACAAGATTTGATCTTGGTCAAAGAAGGCGGTGAGGGGCTTCGAGTTTCATCGGACCTGGGAACTGGCAAAGCGAAATCGAAGCAGGAAGAATGGCTCTCGCAAATCATCGCGCGCCTGAACGAACTTTTCATCACCGACGGACTTACCGATCAGGACTTGATCAACTATGCGTACACGATCCGCGACAAGGTCCGCGAGAACGAACGTGTGATGCACCAGATCGAAAACAACTCGCCCGAACAAGCCATGTTGGGAGACTTCGCCGAAGCCCTCGATAACGCAGTCATGGACAGCAGCGAAGTCCATCAAAACCAGATGACCCAGTACCTCAACAACCCTGAACTTCAAGCCAAGTTCCAACGCATCATCTTCGATTTGCTACTCGCCAAGGGTGCCTAA
- a CDS encoding ATP-dependent DNA helicase has protein sequence MRNFPTRNWSMRLSYSIKDTGVILPYHEYLDHVEDNPSDEKKFDEIKVLVEEPAIQSGFKYVCEQFGDDECLYLLYKMRRSFEAISDHGIVEVTNEIERIDGFIEQCWKHRGLYPGLPSIAGLLAELRDGDPNWEEANDHGLIEAIRENIDEDEETLETFFELLASTYIPTYLSRRQTKVLRRGRKAFGQYGNLEKVLKRLSLFDLTPRQLSRILFPKLAVGRKENHPFGDREVTHEQLTANPYILCEDYVAATDNDAEREIDKDRELPSDAKIDYFQIDIGMFPDDDRYDCWNDALLDLNAVGPERLRAFTVMFLRRQQDNGHTYSALDEIVDETTRHPLFYRNQFAVSKEQFGMEKCVQHFSERLHLADFEGNSFYYLKETKQAEEHVERAVQHLMNLPALKFDDAWIKPHLEAESDALCKLPSFDRERFIEERTRLISGVLSQRFFLVTGRPGSGKTRALREIIGKLTEAGEAVTVLAPTGKAALRVRSEDTGAIVETIDRWVNRSSLRFYLNDISKLSSMQSSGYYETIENLIIDETSMVDLPKFAVLLRAIEVHEPNIKRVILVGDENQLPPIGMGRVLFDLLEHMNRDARRAEKHVVRLSSNCRQKQDSTVVDAAFLFAGKNRYHTELYKKLLNADSKEPISEHLNVEYWTTHEELAAILKRRVNDRLGIDQEADAETREKAFNELFNQYETGFVKDQRDPDNKLNVEALQLLTPYRGGVGGTIMSNQLVRELYKANSYPKSRYDPEYMVGSAFGHSEKIIRNRNHYVWSKEEKKRVLVLSNGSIGVLCSNKTGRNGWFSESDFPLKWSNFDEEDFEPGYSISVHKSQGSEFDEVFVIIPERRALLCRELVYTAMTRSTGALTLLVQKTARENPLTIARQRSNLLRRNSSLFSNPRDARKIYEPEKGIHVKSKIEYMIYDALRAEREASRLTFMYEEKMELTFDGKRVEVKPDFTIRVDGRTYRWEHLGMLDRQDYSANWRDRLAAYKNEGLLDCLVTSDDLFGASKQKIQSVINDMISGELKGNSTTEFSSCHYDLSSQSENA, from the coding sequence ATGCGAAATTTTCCGACTCGCAACTGGTCGATGAGATTGTCTTATTCCATTAAAGACACCGGCGTCATTCTTCCATACCATGAGTACCTGGATCACGTCGAAGATAATCCGAGCGATGAAAAGAAATTTGACGAAATCAAAGTGCTTGTCGAAGAACCGGCGATTCAAAGCGGCTTCAAATACGTTTGTGAGCAATTTGGCGACGATGAATGTCTTTATCTTCTCTACAAGATGCGGCGTTCCTTCGAAGCGATTTCAGATCATGGTATTGTGGAGGTAACAAATGAAATCGAAAGGATCGACGGTTTCATTGAGCAGTGCTGGAAGCACCGTGGGCTATATCCGGGGCTTCCCTCAATCGCAGGCCTTTTGGCAGAATTACGCGACGGGGACCCAAATTGGGAGGAAGCGAATGACCATGGGTTGATCGAAGCAATTCGAGAGAACATTGATGAGGATGAAGAGACGCTCGAGACGTTCTTTGAGCTTCTTGCCAGCACGTATATCCCGACGTATCTCTCCCGACGGCAAACCAAGGTATTGAGACGCGGCAGAAAAGCGTTCGGACAGTACGGGAATTTGGAGAAGGTTTTGAAAAGACTTTCCCTTTTTGATCTAACTCCACGACAGCTTTCACGGATTTTGTTTCCAAAATTGGCGGTCGGAAGGAAGGAGAATCATCCATTTGGTGATCGCGAAGTAACGCACGAACAATTGACGGCGAATCCGTACATCCTGTGCGAGGACTATGTCGCAGCAACAGATAACGATGCTGAGCGAGAAATAGACAAGGATCGAGAACTGCCGTCTGACGCAAAAATTGACTATTTCCAAATTGATATTGGAATGTTTCCCGACGATGATCGATACGATTGCTGGAATGACGCGCTTCTCGACTTAAACGCAGTCGGCCCAGAACGGTTGCGCGCCTTTACCGTGATGTTTCTTAGAAGGCAGCAGGATAACGGCCACACCTATTCTGCGCTCGACGAGATTGTTGACGAGACGACTAGGCATCCACTTTTTTATCGTAATCAATTTGCAGTCAGCAAAGAGCAGTTTGGAATGGAAAAGTGCGTTCAACATTTTTCCGAGCGTTTGCACCTCGCCGACTTTGAAGGTAACAGCTTTTACTATCTCAAGGAAACTAAGCAAGCTGAGGAACACGTAGAACGAGCTGTTCAGCATCTGATGAACCTTCCTGCCCTGAAGTTTGATGACGCTTGGATTAAGCCGCATCTTGAAGCTGAGTCAGATGCGTTGTGCAAATTGCCCAGTTTCGATAGGGAACGGTTTATCGAAGAGCGGACAAGACTAATATCCGGGGTGCTTTCTCAGCGTTTCTTTCTTGTCACAGGTCGCCCAGGTTCAGGCAAGACTCGAGCGCTGCGAGAGATCATTGGTAAGCTGACCGAGGCTGGAGAGGCGGTTACGGTACTTGCACCGACTGGGAAAGCAGCGTTGCGAGTTCGCAGCGAAGACACCGGAGCGATCGTTGAGACAATCGACCGTTGGGTCAATCGGTCGTCCCTTCGATTCTATTTGAACGACATCTCCAAGCTCTCATCAATGCAGTCGTCAGGTTATTACGAGACGATTGAGAATCTGATCATTGACGAGACTTCGATGGTTGATCTACCCAAGTTTGCGGTTTTGCTTCGCGCTATCGAGGTACACGAACCGAACATCAAGCGAGTGATTCTGGTTGGCGATGAGAACCAGCTTCCGCCGATTGGAATGGGTCGTGTGCTGTTTGATCTCCTCGAGCACATGAACCGAGATGCTAGACGAGCCGAGAAACATGTCGTTCGATTGAGCTCGAACTGCCGACAAAAACAGGACAGCACTGTTGTCGATGCAGCTTTCTTGTTTGCAGGGAAGAACCGTTATCACACAGAGCTCTACAAAAAGTTGTTGAACGCTGATTCAAAAGAACCAATCAGCGAGCACTTGAACGTTGAGTATTGGACTACCCATGAAGAACTAGCTGCGATTTTGAAGCGTCGAGTCAATGACAGACTCGGCATAGACCAAGAAGCGGATGCAGAAACCCGTGAAAAGGCGTTCAACGAACTCTTCAATCAGTACGAAACTGGTTTTGTTAAAGATCAACGTGACCCAGACAACAAACTGAACGTTGAGGCGCTACAATTGCTTACGCCGTACCGAGGCGGTGTTGGCGGAACAATCATGTCGAACCAACTTGTTCGCGAACTTTACAAAGCAAATAGTTATCCCAAGTCGCGTTACGATCCTGAGTACATGGTCGGTTCGGCATTCGGGCATTCTGAGAAAATTATTCGCAATCGCAACCACTATGTTTGGAGTAAGGAGGAGAAAAAGCGAGTGCTTGTATTATCGAACGGCTCAATAGGCGTCCTCTGCAGCAACAAAACGGGACGAAATGGGTGGTTCAGCGAATCCGACTTCCCTTTGAAATGGAGCAATTTCGATGAAGAAGATTTCGAGCCAGGTTACTCAATCAGTGTGCACAAGTCGCAGGGAAGCGAGTTCGACGAAGTTTTCGTAATCATCCCGGAACGAAGGGCGCTCCTTTGCCGGGAATTGGTTTACACGGCGATGACAAGATCGACAGGCGCTTTGACCTTGCTCGTGCAAAAAACAGCGCGTGAAAATCCTCTGACAATTGCAAGACAAAGATCCAATCTGCTCCGTCGCAACAGTTCGCTGTTTTCTAATCCGCGAGATGCTCGCAAGATCTATGAACCAGAAAAGGGTATCCATGTTAAGTCGAAGATTGAATACATGATTTACGACGCTCTTCGTGCTGAACGAGAAGCAAGCAGGTTGACTTTCATGTATGAAGAGAAAATGGAACTTACCTTTGACGGCAAACGGGTAGAAGTGAAGCCTGACTTCACCATTAGAGTGGATGGTCGAACCTATCGTTGGGAACATCTTGGGATGCTCGATCGGCAGGACTATTCCGCAAACTGGCGAGATCGTCTAGCGGCCTACAAGAACGAAGGATTATTGGATTGCCTTGTTACTTCTGACGATCTATTTGGAGCAAGCAAACAAAAGATTCAAAGTGTTATCAACGATATGATCAGCGGTGAATTGAAGGGTAATTCGACAACCGAGTTTTCCAGTTGCCACTACGACTTGAGTAGTCAATCGGAGAATGCATGA